The Flavipsychrobacter sp. genome contains the following window.
GAGGCGCGAAGATAATAAGGTTATTACAAATAGCCTTAATTGTTGCTTAATATAAATGCACCATCTACACCTGTTATATGGGTAGGTATCTGTAAGAGTTCTTTTTGTTCGGCCCATATAGCAGCCTTTTTTCGTGTAAGTATACTGCTAAAAACTAGCTGCTGTGGGGCATATCTATTTATTAAATGTTGAAGGTCAGCTTCTTTTATATTGTAGTTGATGATAAGTATCTGAACAGTAGTGTCCGGTAGTATTTGTTTTTTATCATTTACTATCAATACGTTTCGGTTATTGATGGTGAACGAATATTTTTCTTGACTGCTGTCACCAGTCTTCCAAGCATGCCAATGTGTATGTGCTGGTCTTAATACATAATATTCACTTTGCTCAGAAAGCTCTTTGCTGCAATTCACTACATAGGTCTTTTTACCCGAAATGTATTCTATGTATCCTGTTCTATTGATATTATATACTACTAGTCGCTCTTGCTGCAAGGCCTTGTTGCTCTGATAAATAAGTACAGCTACTAATATTAGAGTGCTGGCAATACTCAGCATTAACGCTGTTTTTTTCTTTCTGAGTATAAAGGAAGCACATGCTGCAATTGCTAAATAGATCAGCAGTAATTCAAGTTCGTTAATTTGTAGATACTGAAAAGCTTCAATGTTAAGAGGTGCTAGTACTTCAATAGCTTTATTAAAGTAACTAACAAGTGCCACAGTTATGGTTGAAAGAAAACCAGCTACGACAGGTAAAGAGCTAAAGGCAATAATAGCCATGCCTAGTATCAGTATAGCACTCATGAAGAAGTAAGCTATAATATTGGCTATAATGAATTGCACAGGGAAAAGATGGAAGTAATAAATGACCAGTGGTGCAATAAGTAGCTCTGCTGATATACTTGCTGCAATTATTCCCCAAAGTGTACGTAATGGTTTATTGGGTACAGAGAATAATCTATAAATAGGCTTGTAGAATAAGAAAATAGATAGGACTGCTAGAAAAGATAACTGAAACCCAGCGGCAAACAACCATGAGGGTTGTACCAATAACAAAATAAAAGCTGTTGCTAAAAGTTGATTAATGCCATTTTGTTGCTTTTGAAAAGCAAAGCCGATACCGAGAATGGAAAACATGGATGCTGCTCTTACAGCGGAGGCTGGAGCCCCTGCTACTAATACATATAGCCAGATGAGCGGTAATGCCATTAGGTATTTTACCCAACGGTATTTCCTATGCTTTATACCACTCATTAGAAATAGTATCAGAAAAAAGAAAATAGAGATATGCGCACCTGATATGGCAATGACATGAACAATACCTGTATTGGCATAATTTTGAGTTGTTGTACTGTCCAGCGAGCTGCGCTCGCCTACCAGTATTGCTTCTAATAATCCTAAAGTGGCTCTATCACTGATATATGTCTCCAGTTGTGCCACACACCAATTGTGTATTTGCCTTATTGGACTAAGAGAATTTTCATCGGCAAATTCTAGCAGCTCAATGTCTTCTCCTGACAAAAACTGTTGGTAATAAATATTGTTGTTAGCGCAAAACTGCTCGTAGTTAAACTCGAATGGATTACCACTATTTTTTATCCTTTGCCACCGGTCGGGTAGTAGAAGTTTGTCTCCTTCTTTATACGCAGGTGCGCTGTATTTATAAACGTATAAAAAAGCCTTCCCGACAGTATTGAGTTTTTCTTTGTTGTGAAAAGCATGGAGTACTTCTACCTCATACTTCCATGTTTTATTTTTCTCTTCGGCAGCATTGGTTATAAGCACTTCGTACTGTTGCCCTTTGTCAATAGTGTTGCCAAACCATCCTGCTTTATTCTTTATATCTGTTTGGTAAAAGGATAGCCAACCAATAGTTATTAATGCTAGCTGCGCCAAACAAAATTGGACAGCCTTGACTATTGTACGCTGTGAAAGGTAAAGGCTAATGCCATATAAGCTGATAAGTAGAACTAAGGTGATGCTTAAGGTTAACGCATACTCAGTGTTATAAAAATAACTATAGCTGACAGTGCCTGCCACTAATGGTAGCAATAAACGAAAGAAAGGTGCTCTTTCCCAGAAGTAACTTTCTTTTAGTGGCCAGCGTTTCATCGGTTAGGTTATTAGCCACAAAAAGTACAATAAATATTTAGTTTAAGAACTTTTGTTGGGTGCTATCTGTTTCACCTTATCACGAGCTGTTTGTACATAAGTGCTGCCAGGGTATTGTAGTATGAGTTGCTCGTAAAGCTCCGCAGCTTTGGTTTTGTTGTCAAGTTTGTTTTCGTAGAGGTCTGCCATTTTAAAAAGTGCATCATCTCCTAGTACATCATCGCCGTGTTGCTCGTATATAGTTGTGAGGTACTCCAACGCTTCTTTGTATTGCCTATGTTTTTGCGCAATATTAGCGCGTTGCATAAGGATGTCGTCTTTTAGTGGATGATCGGGGAAGGCGGTATTGATACTATCTAGTAAAGCCGCTGCTTCCTCATCTTTGTTTTGAAACTGAAGTAGGTCGGCATAGGCAAAGCGCCTAAGTGGTACATAATTACTGTCGGGTGGTATGTTTTCGGTAATGAGCACAGATAGGTATAATGCGTCATTAGCTATTAGCTCTGTAGTAGAGGCTTTGAGTACGGATAGTTGTGTTTCTGCCCATTCAAAATCACCTCTGTAATAGGCTAGTTTGGCATTGCGAAAACGGGCTTCTTCTCCTTGCATGTCTTCTCTAAATGCTTTGTCTACTTGGCTATAAAGCAGAGATGCTTCCCATATTTCATCAACAAGGATCTTATAGTCGCCAAGTTGAAGTTTTGCCAGTGCTTTAAATTGTCTTGAAGAGTTAGGGTGCTCTATAGCTTCTTCGAGTATCTGTATGGCTTTATGCACACTATCAATATACTGTGCTAGTAGTTTGGCATAGTCTAGCGATATAAGTTGTGCTATGTACAAAGGGTTTTCCTGTAGAAAAGATGCGTATTGAGCACTTAATTGTTTGGTGTCCTCCTCTGTATAGTCAGGATTTTCCTCCAGCATTTTGAACTGCATTAGCAGATATTCATTCTTTACAGAGGTATGAAAGGAGTAATCTTCACCTCTGGAAATCACTTCTTCGTAAGCTTTTCTTGCATACTCATATTCTTTTTCCTTCACGGCATAGCGTGCAAAGTTGAGTATGCGTTCACCGCCATCCTTTAGTCTTAGGTCTAATGCTTTTATTTGAATATAGGCGCCCTCCCAGTCTTCTTTTTGGGTATATAGCCATACCAATATCTCAGAATAGTCTAGGTTGTCAGGCTGCTCGTTTATTTTTTTAATAATCGCTTTTTGGGCTTTAACTATCTTCTTACGGTCATCTTCCAGCAAGTCCATAATGCTTGCTTTTACCTCTTGTATGCCACCACTATAATAGCCTGATCCTGCATCTATAATAGTATATACGGCCTTTTCCATATCGCCTGCTTCTGCATACAGTCTGGCTATAGGCCCGCTATAGATATAGTTATTGTGCAGCATCTCTTTTCCTCGTTCGTAGGTTTTTAATGCCAGCTCCTTTTCTTTAATAGCTAAAAAGGCTTTAGCAACTTCTTGGGTGAGCAAGTCGTCACCAGTAAGCTCAGTTATTGCTTGTTCAAATAACTCTTCTGCTTTTTTCTTTTTGCCTTGTGCTTTATAAAGTAGTCCGAGGTCAATAGTAGTTAGTGAATGGTTGGGGCGTATAGTAAGCTGTTCAGTAACCAGTTTTTCAGCACGTTTATACTCTTTGGTTTTCAATAGCAGCTGAAAATATTCCGTGTATATTTCTTTATTAAGCGGGTTTTTCTTGTACAGCTTTTTGTAAATACTTTCTGCTTCTTTATACTCTTGCGAAAGTACATGTATACGTGCTTTGGTTAATGCCTCCTCTTGGGCAACGGATGTTTGTATAGTCATCCAAAATATACCCAATAGCATTATTATGCATTTATATGATTTTGCCTTATTTAGCATGCTTGTCAAATACAAATTTTTCTCCATCAAAAACGTATACCAATCTGCGATTCGTCATATGTTCTCCTTCGATTATTGGTATATATAGTTTATTATAGTCATCACTCAATGCTATATCAGTTCCTTCTACTTCGTCATCGTTCATTGCAGTATATAAATCGTAGCTGTAGCTAATTGTATTGTATGTTTTTGAAGGAGTATGAAAGATATTAGCTGGTTTCAACTCATTATCTTCAATTATATAGGCCTTAACTCCCTCCTCTATTAATTTAGTAGATAAGCGAGCATTATAAATAGCTAAGTAATAGTTTTTTTTAGATTGGGCCTTTATGTGATATATGCTGTAAAAAGATACACCTCCTTCTGTTTCCTCAAAAGCTTTCGTGCCATTTTGAGTTGCATATTGTATGATATTTGCATAGTCTCTCATGGTCCCGCCCATTTGGGTGTCCCAAGAGTACAAGCGTACTTTGCTGTCAGGAGCAGTCACAATATCCATTCCAGCATCTTGCAGCACTGCTAGTTTAGCAGTTAGTATTTCTGGTTGAGTATTTATTAAGCTCGTTAAGTAGCTACCAAGTTTTTCGTTATAAGCAATAATAGAATCGTATTGATCTACCGTGTCTAAATCAATAGAATCACTATCAACATAGCGCCAAAAGTTCATGGCGTGTAGATAAGATGCCATCTGTTGCTCTGCTTCAGCAATTGTTTGTGCTTTTATAATGTAATTACTAAGCAGTAGTATAATTATGAGTATGGCTTTGCTACAACGCATCTTAATTCCTCAAGGGCTTTCCTGTCTGCAATATACTTTGTAATCGTTCTAATGTTTTACGTTGCCCGCATAAACTAAGAAAAGCCTCTCTTTCCAGATCCAGTAAATATTGTTCACTTACCATTGTAGGCTGTGATAGGTCACCACCACACATTACATAAGCTAGTTTTTCTGCTATTAGTTTATCATAGTCGCTAATGTACTGTCCGCGCCACATGCCATGTATACCTGCCATGAGTGCTCCCAGTCCACTACGCCCTTGCACTTTTATGTCGGTACGAGGTGTAGGTTGTGTATAACCTAGCTCATGAAGGTGTAACACTTTTCGTTTAGCATCGGCAATGCGTCTGTCCATGTTCATAGAGATGCTGTCTGTACCCTTGCGGAATATAGACATGTCAAATGCTTCATGTGCGGAAGTGGCTACTTTAGCAGTACCTATATTGATGAATAGTTGTTGCAAATAGTTGAGCTCTACATCTTCTTTTATATTTCTGTCGGCAGCACGTAGGGTTAGTTCTTTAGTACCACCACCACCTGGTATTAACCCTACGCCCAGCTCTACAAGACCGATATAAGTCTCTGCCGCTGCTTGTACCGCATCTGCATGCAAACACATTTCACAACCACCACCTAATGCCATGCCATGAGGCGCTACTACCACCGGTATGCTGCTGTACCGTAAACGCATGGTTGTGTTTTGGAATTGACGTACTGCCATATCCAACTCATCATACTCTTGCTCTGCGGCAAACATGAATATCAATCCCACATTAGCCCCTGCACTAAACTTGTCACCGCCATTGGCAATGACCAAACCTTTATATTGCTCTTCGGCTATTGCTACAGCCTTTTGTACACCTGCCAATACCTCACCGCCTATGCTGTTCATTTTAGTGTTCCAGCTTAGGGCTACCACATCATCACCAATATCATATAGTGTGCAGGCAGAATTCTGCCATACTACTTTATCATTGTAATGCTCTAGTATAATATAGGACTCGGTACCTGGTATTGCCTTGTACGATTGGCTCGGGA
Protein-coding sequences here:
- a CDS encoding ComEC/Rec2 family competence protein, with amino-acid sequence MKRWPLKESYFWERAPFFRLLLPLVAGTVSYSYFYNTEYALTLSITLVLLISLYGISLYLSQRTIVKAVQFCLAQLALITIGWLSFYQTDIKNKAGWFGNTIDKGQQYEVLITNAAEEKNKTWKYEVEVLHAFHNKEKLNTVGKAFLYVYKYSAPAYKEGDKLLLPDRWQRIKNSGNPFEFNYEQFCANNNIYYQQFLSGEDIELLEFADENSLSPIRQIHNWCVAQLETYISDRATLGLLEAILVGERSSLDSTTTQNYANTGIVHVIAISGAHISIFFFLILFLMSGIKHRKYRWVKYLMALPLIWLYVLVAGAPASAVRAASMFSILGIGFAFQKQQNGINQLLATAFILLLVQPSWLFAAGFQLSFLAVLSIFLFYKPIYRLFSVPNKPLRTLWGIIAASISAELLIAPLVIYYFHLFPVQFIIANIIAYFFMSAILILGMAIIAFSSLPVVAGFLSTITVALVSYFNKAIEVLAPLNIEAFQYLQINELELLLIYLAIAACASFILRKKKTALMLSIASTLILVAVLIYQSNKALQQERLVVYNINRTGYIEYISGKKTYVVNCSKELSEQSEYYVLRPAHTHWHAWKTGDSSQEKYSFTINNRNVLIVNDKKQILPDTTVQILIINYNIKEADLQHLINRYAPQQLVFSSILTRKKAAIWAEQKELLQIPTHITGVDGAFILSNN
- a CDS encoding tetratricopeptide repeat protein, translating into MLLGIFWMTIQTSVAQEEALTKARIHVLSQEYKEAESIYKKLYKKNPLNKEIYTEYFQLLLKTKEYKRAEKLVTEQLTIRPNHSLTTIDLGLLYKAQGKKKKAEELFEQAITELTGDDLLTQEVAKAFLAIKEKELALKTYERGKEMLHNNYIYSGPIARLYAEAGDMEKAVYTIIDAGSGYYSGGIQEVKASIMDLLEDDRKKIVKAQKAIIKKINEQPDNLDYSEILVWLYTQKEDWEGAYIQIKALDLRLKDGGERILNFARYAVKEKEYEYARKAYEEVISRGEDYSFHTSVKNEYLLMQFKMLEENPDYTEEDTKQLSAQYASFLQENPLYIAQLISLDYAKLLAQYIDSVHKAIQILEEAIEHPNSSRQFKALAKLQLGDYKILVDEIWEASLLYSQVDKAFREDMQGEEARFRNAKLAYYRGDFEWAETQLSVLKASTTELIANDALYLSVLITENIPPDSNYVPLRRFAYADLLQFQNKDEEAAALLDSINTAFPDHPLKDDILMQRANIAQKHRQYKEALEYLTTIYEQHGDDVLGDDALFKMADLYENKLDNKTKAAELYEQLILQYPGSTYVQTARDKVKQIAPNKSS